From the genome of Geobacter sp. SVR, one region includes:
- the nifD gene encoding nitrogenase molybdenum-iron protein alpha chain has translation MSHTIEIKTVEGITKESTQEMIDHALEAYPEKGRKKRAPHLAPNDQASGSACVKSNKKTVPGVMSARGCAYAGAKGVVWGPIRDMVHVSHGPVGCGWYSWGTRRNLMTGQLGVDQFGMQFTSDFQEKDIVYGGDKKLKQLLVEAKELFPLAKGISVLSECPVGLIGDDINAVAKTSAKELDIPIIPCNCEGFRGVSQSLGHHISNDTIRDYIIETREFSEPIGPYDIALIGEYNIGGDAWSTKPLLEECGFNVKAVWTGDGEMDRIAATHQVKLNVIHCYRSMNYMCKVMEEKYGIPWIELNFFGPTKIKESLRKLAELFDDSIKEKVEAVIAKYDPVCQAIIDDVKPRLDGKKVMIYVGGLRPRHTIGAYEDLGMVCVGSGYEFAHTDDYDRTAPEMPDATVVFDDASEFELEQFAHVIKPDLVASGIKEKYLFQKMGLPFRQMHSWDYSGPYHGYKGFPIFARDIDMAINSPTWQLVKSPF, from the coding sequence ATGTCACACACCATAGAGATAAAGACGGTAGAAGGCATCACCAAAGAATCAACCCAGGAGATGATCGACCATGCCCTGGAAGCCTATCCCGAGAAGGGGCGCAAGAAACGCGCCCCTCATCTGGCGCCCAACGACCAGGCCTCCGGCAGTGCCTGCGTCAAGTCCAACAAGAAGACCGTGCCCGGCGTCATGAGCGCCCGCGGCTGTGCCTATGCCGGTGCCAAGGGGGTCGTCTGGGGCCCGATCCGCGATATGGTGCACGTGTCCCACGGCCCGGTCGGCTGCGGCTGGTACTCCTGGGGCACCCGTCGCAATCTGATGACCGGCCAATTGGGGGTCGATCAGTTCGGCATGCAGTTCACCTCGGATTTCCAGGAAAAGGACATCGTCTACGGCGGGGACAAGAAGCTGAAGCAGCTCCTGGTCGAGGCCAAGGAACTCTTCCCCCTGGCCAAGGGGATCTCGGTCCTCTCGGAATGTCCGGTGGGGCTGATCGGCGACGACATCAACGCCGTGGCCAAGACTTCGGCCAAGGAGCTGGACATTCCGATCATCCCCTGCAACTGCGAGGGATTCCGCGGGGTTTCCCAGTCTCTGGGGCACCATATCTCGAACGACACCATCCGGGACTACATCATCGAAACCCGCGAGTTCAGCGAGCCCATTGGCCCCTATGACATCGCCCTGATCGGCGAATACAACATCGGCGGCGATGCCTGGTCCACCAAGCCGCTGCTGGAGGAGTGCGGCTTCAATGTCAAGGCGGTCTGGACCGGCGACGGCGAGATGGACAGGATCGCCGCCACCCACCAGGTGAAGCTGAACGTGATCCATTGCTACCGCTCCATGAACTACATGTGCAAGGTCATGGAGGAGAAATACGGCATTCCCTGGATCGAACTGAACTTCTTCGGCCCCACCAAGATCAAGGAATCGCTGCGCAAGCTGGCCGAACTGTTCGACGACAGCATCAAGGAGAAGGTCGAAGCGGTCATTGCCAAGTACGACCCGGTCTGCCAGGCCATCATCGACGACGTCAAGCCGCGTCTGGATGGGAAGAAGGTCATGATCTACGTCGGCGGTCTCCGTCCGCGCCACACCATCGGCGCCTACGAGGACCTGGGGATGGTCTGCGTCGGTTCCGGCTACGAATTCGCCCATACCGACGACTATGACCGCACCGCGCCGGAGATGCCCGACGCCACCGTGGTGTTCGACGACGCCTCCGAGTTCGAGCTGGAGCAGTTCGCCCATGTCATCAAGCCCGATCTGGTGGCCTCCGGCATCAAGGAGAAGTACCTGTTCCAGAAGATGGGGTTGCCGTTCCGCCAGATGCACAGCTGGGACTACTCCGGCCCGTACCACGGCTACAAGGGCTTCCCGATCTTTGCCCGGGACATCGACATGGCGATCAATTCACCGACATGGCAGTTGGTGAAGTCGCCGTTCTAA
- the nifH gene encoding nitrogenase iron protein — MRQIAIYGKGGIGKSTTTQNTVAGLASLGKKVMIVGCDPKADSTRLILHAKAQATVMDLVRELGTVEDLELEDVLKVGYGDVKCVESGGPEPGVGCAGRGVITAINFLEENGAYTPDLDFVFYDVLGDVVCGGFAMPIRENKAEEIYIVCSGEMMAMYAANNIAKGILKYASSGKVRLGGLICNSRNTDREADLIEALAKRLGTQMIHFVPRDNQVQRAELRRMTVIEYSPEHKQAEEYRTLAKKIFENKMLVIPTPLEMEELEELLMEFGIMEVEDETIVGVAEATA; from the coding sequence ATGAGACAGATCGCGATCTACGGCAAAGGCGGCATCGGCAAATCGACAACGACCCAGAACACCGTGGCGGGCCTCGCCTCGCTCGGCAAGAAGGTCATGATCGTCGGCTGCGACCCCAAGGCCGACTCCACTCGTCTGATCCTGCATGCCAAGGCCCAGGCCACCGTTATGGATCTGGTGCGCGAACTCGGCACGGTCGAGGATCTGGAACTGGAGGACGTACTGAAGGTCGGCTACGGTGACGTCAAATGCGTCGAGTCCGGTGGTCCGGAGCCGGGGGTCGGTTGCGCCGGCCGCGGTGTCATCACCGCCATCAACTTTCTGGAGGAGAACGGCGCTTATACCCCTGACCTGGATTTCGTCTTCTACGACGTTCTCGGCGATGTTGTGTGCGGCGGGTTCGCCATGCCGATCCGCGAGAACAAGGCCGAGGAGATCTACATCGTCTGCTCCGGCGAGATGATGGCCATGTATGCGGCCAACAACATCGCCAAGGGTATCCTCAAATACGCTTCCTCCGGCAAGGTCCGCCTGGGGGGGCTGATCTGTAACTCCCGCAACACCGACCGCGAGGCAGACCTGATCGAAGCCCTGGCAAAACGTCTCGGCACTCAGATGATCCACTTTGTTCCGCGCGACAACCAGGTTCAGCGCGCCGAGCTGCGCCGCATGACGGTCATCGAATACTCTCCCGAACACAAGCAGGCCGAGGAGTACCGCACCCTGGCCAAAAAGATCTTCGAGAACAAGATGTTGGTTATCCCGACTCCGCTGGAGATGGAAGAGCTGGAAGAGCTGTTGATGGAATTCGGCATCATGGAAGTCGAGGATGAGACCATCGTTGGCGTGGCGGAAGCTACGGCTTAA
- a CDS encoding fibronectin type III domain-containing protein, whose protein sequence is MLPRVHTYLLSFVLIIVGSFLCGCSAAGGDAWRYDPGIPGKVASLTATQGDGLVTLSWKTPDGSYVATNYNVYYVAATNTSAITKTNSTKINVDRSSYVINGLTNGVPYYFMVTALNRNGESEASIQVVATPRPRSQADLTGTWYFHTLVSGPTAKWERGTVAIDVDGAVTFGEFLDSDHYNSADDTATAMTPPDNVTMAMRQDKSLTMSGAGAWVDFHGIMGSRKNMLLASWTYAVDGSRAITIFQKKRDTDDYDVWDVSGTGNQNPHYPELAGNGPTRYAWHALNSGASLEWEYSNARVGQQAQFWTPDASLTGPGNLFPDGIGSIKDIIYWDYSTPTYKMTPMWDLMWKVTCFGVQPDGLVKEYDSYAEPAARKDAKRNVIFTGRMTDDKTVIVGVATKKEVKSGTITPDQYYLRVLQFNFKPTDQAMPIYTLDDLAGTYLFHKLGAAKDTGGVSRAAWAYGKMSITNSGATTFPEYRDSTGAAASADAFTLAYYPDVGSDAHTWTTFANFVSPDTGPVDAHSRYFDANGQPYFSVYTWWNLTSSLTPMSTSYYNEHATLSYNRDLVVMTRTDSFGHSMIIGLK, encoded by the coding sequence TTGTTGCCACGCGTCCATACATACCTGCTCTCCTTCGTGCTGATTATCGTCGGTTCCTTCCTGTGCGGCTGCTCGGCGGCCGGCGGAGATGCCTGGCGCTATGACCCGGGCATACCGGGAAAAGTCGCCTCGCTGACGGCAACGCAGGGGGACGGGCTGGTCACCTTGTCCTGGAAAACTCCCGATGGCAGCTATGTTGCTACCAACTACAACGTCTATTACGTGGCGGCGACCAATACCAGCGCAATAACCAAAACCAATTCGACCAAAATCAATGTCGACCGGAGCTCGTATGTCATTAACGGGCTGACCAACGGTGTCCCCTACTATTTCATGGTCACCGCGCTGAACCGCAACGGAGAGAGCGAAGCATCGATCCAGGTGGTTGCTACACCGAGACCGAGATCCCAGGCAGACCTGACCGGCACCTGGTATTTCCACACCCTGGTCTCCGGCCCGACCGCCAAATGGGAGCGGGGCACTGTGGCCATCGACGTCGACGGTGCGGTTACCTTCGGCGAATTCCTGGACAGCGATCATTACAACTCCGCGGACGACACCGCAACCGCCATGACGCCACCAGACAACGTGACCATGGCCATGCGGCAGGATAAAAGCCTGACCATGTCCGGTGCCGGTGCCTGGGTAGACTTCCATGGCATCATGGGGTCGAGGAAGAACATGCTGCTCGCCAGTTGGACCTATGCCGTGGACGGCTCCCGGGCCATCACCATCTTCCAGAAAAAAAGGGATACCGACGACTACGACGTCTGGGACGTGAGCGGCACCGGCAACCAGAATCCCCACTATCCCGAACTGGCCGGCAACGGGCCGACCCGGTATGCCTGGCACGCCCTGAACAGCGGTGCCAGCCTGGAATGGGAATACAGCAACGCCCGGGTAGGACAACAGGCCCAGTTCTGGACTCCCGATGCATCGCTCACCGGGCCGGGCAATCTCTTTCCCGACGGCATCGGCAGTATCAAGGACATCATCTACTGGGACTACAGTACACCGACCTACAAGATGACCCCTATGTGGGATCTGATGTGGAAAGTGACCTGTTTCGGGGTGCAGCCGGACGGACTGGTGAAGGAATACGACAGTTACGCCGAGCCTGCCGCCAGAAAAGACGCGAAACGGAATGTGATCTTCACCGGCAGAATGACCGACGACAAAACGGTCATTGTAGGGGTTGCAACGAAGAAAGAGGTGAAAAGCGGTACAATTACCCCGGATCAGTACTACCTCAGGGTTCTGCAGTTCAATTTCAAACCCACCGACCAGGCCATGCCCATCTATACCCTGGACGACTTGGCCGGAACCTACCTGTTTCACAAGCTCGGGGCCGCGAAGGACACCGGCGGCGTTTCCCGGGCCGCGTGGGCCTACGGAAAGATGAGCATCACGAACTCCGGGGCGACCACGTTCCCCGAATACCGCGACAGCACCGGGGCAGCCGCCAGCGCGGATGCCTTCACCCTGGCCTACTACCCGGACGTGGGCAGCGACGCCCATACCTGGACCACCTTCGCCAACTTCGTCTCTCCCGATACCGGCCCGGTGGACGCCCATTCCCGTTACTTCGACGCCAATGGTCAGCCGTACTTCTCCGTCTATACCTGGTGGAACCTGACCTCGTCCCTGACCCCCATGAGCACGTCATACTACAACGAGCATGCCACCCTGTCCTACAACCGGGACCTGGTGGTGATGACCAGGACCGACTCCTTCGGGCACAGCATGATCATCGGGTTGAAGTGA
- a CDS encoding TonB-dependent siderophore receptor: MKYTILFSAQLLLVLSLMASPLFAMGTHEDQSEDIFSLGEVSVTAPSMTPIEAGETVHVISAEQIRNSSARTVDEALVLLSDVNVKLGADGVPRVEIRGFKARDILVLLDGVPINSAFDQQFDPSSIPVDSIEKIKVTTGASSVLYGTGGLGGVINIITKKGKPGLNGTVGFESGDGAPYLARTSLSGRDGKFDFFLSGSAYHRDNFPLARPVTTRTEYNSKTHTVESLENSGYRKNSDNTRNNVFLNLGYTPHSDLHFALTGNFVEGGYGKPASAINNTFDPYAPTPQYARVDNYQGFLLQLAADYAPSAVLDIPSRIYYNRIAQDNNRYDDENYNSFDHEDVAGSYRLRNTGEKRGVSLQPKYDFGAAGTVTVGLLGGWDTWTASGEKKPGGYVYQNTPGSGAGSPPYKLFPVADEHDVFLCSVTLEYEVPLGKNIGFAVGYGHHWQIREDKTLEEFSLSGSLYYDLYRDTRLKAAFMRNVRFPTMSELYMRPTNNPTLDPEIVYHYQLGVEQKLPGKSFFKINGFYSDLHNFIGLKQSGLTQAEGFVPYNVNFSLYSFYGFETSLETAFLKNVQMKLNYTLNVSKDSSLSSRDDVQYVPLHKLVLTGKYDFDFGLTPFVSVVYVAHSAVYTKPSGNTQLPEQVFWKTYMGDYAVANVKLSQKLFKDRATVYIGADNILDKDYEDTYGIPRPGRFVYGGFEYRFGL; the protein is encoded by the coding sequence ATGAAATACACGATACTTTTTTCCGCGCAGCTATTGCTGGTTCTATCGCTCATGGCATCGCCGCTCTTTGCCATGGGAACCCACGAAGATCAGAGCGAGGATATCTTCAGCCTGGGGGAGGTCAGCGTGACGGCCCCGTCCATGACTCCCATCGAGGCCGGCGAAACCGTGCATGTGATCAGCGCCGAACAGATCAGGAATTCCAGCGCCCGAACCGTGGACGAGGCCCTGGTGCTGTTGTCGGACGTCAATGTCAAGCTGGGCGCCGACGGCGTACCCCGTGTCGAAATCAGGGGCTTCAAGGCGCGGGATATACTGGTGCTGCTGGATGGCGTGCCGATTAACTCGGCCTTTGACCAACAGTTCGATCCATCGAGCATTCCGGTGGACAGCATAGAAAAAATCAAGGTGACCACTGGGGCGAGTTCGGTTCTCTACGGTACGGGCGGGCTCGGCGGTGTCATCAACATCATCACGAAAAAGGGCAAGCCGGGGTTGAACGGGACCGTCGGCTTCGAGTCCGGTGACGGTGCCCCCTACCTGGCCAGGACCAGCCTTTCCGGCAGAGACGGGAAATTCGACTTTTTTCTGAGCGGCAGCGCCTATCACCGGGACAACTTTCCCTTGGCCAGACCAGTGACTACCCGCACGGAGTACAACAGTAAAACCCATACGGTAGAATCCCTGGAAAACTCCGGATACCGCAAGAACAGCGACAACACCAGAAACAACGTCTTCCTGAACCTCGGGTACACCCCGCACAGCGATCTGCATTTTGCCCTGACCGGCAACTTTGTCGAAGGGGGATACGGAAAACCGGCCAGCGCAATCAATAACACCTTCGATCCCTACGCCCCCACGCCACAATACGCACGGGTCGACAATTACCAGGGATTTCTGTTGCAACTTGCCGCGGATTATGCCCCCAGCGCCGTTCTGGATATCCCGTCGCGCATCTATTACAACCGGATCGCCCAGGACAACAACCGCTATGACGATGAAAACTACAATTCCTTCGATCATGAGGATGTTGCCGGTTCCTACCGCCTGAGAAACACCGGCGAGAAGAGGGGGGTATCCCTGCAGCCCAAATACGATTTCGGCGCGGCGGGGACTGTCACTGTGGGGCTTTTGGGAGGGTGGGATACCTGGACCGCCTCCGGCGAAAAAAAACCGGGCGGTTATGTCTATCAGAATACTCCGGGCTCGGGCGCCGGAAGCCCCCCGTACAAGCTGTTCCCGGTTGCGGACGAACACGACGTTTTCCTCTGCTCGGTAACCCTCGAATACGAGGTGCCTCTGGGAAAGAACATCGGTTTCGCGGTCGGATACGGCCATCACTGGCAGATACGGGAAGACAAGACACTCGAAGAATTCAGTCTTTCCGGCAGCCTGTACTATGATCTGTATCGTGACACCAGGCTCAAGGCTGCTTTCATGAGGAACGTCCGTTTTCCAACCATGAGCGAATTGTACATGCGCCCCACCAACAACCCGACCCTGGACCCCGAGATTGTCTATCACTATCAGCTCGGCGTCGAGCAGAAGCTTCCCGGGAAGAGTTTCTTCAAGATCAACGGCTTTTACAGCGATCTCCACAATTTCATCGGGTTGAAACAATCCGGGCTGACTCAAGCCGAAGGGTTCGTGCCATATAACGTGAACTTTTCCCTGTACAGCTTTTACGGCTTCGAGACCTCATTGGAAACCGCTTTCCTGAAGAATGTGCAGATGAAGCTGAACTATACGCTGAACGTGTCAAAGGATTCTTCTCTCTCATCCCGGGATGACGTGCAGTATGTCCCGCTGCACAAGCTGGTGTTGACCGGCAAATACGACTTCGATTTCGGTCTGACCCCCTTCGTATCGGTCGTGTATGTCGCCCACTCGGCCGTCTATACGAAACCGTCGGGCAACACCCAGTTACCTGAGCAGGTTTTCTGGAAGACGTATATGGGTGATTATGCCGTGGCGAACGTCAAATTGAGCCAGAAGCTGTTCAAGGACAGGGCTACCGTGTACATCGGCGCCGATAACATCCTGGACAAGGATTACGAAGATACCTACGGCATTCCGAGGCCGGGCAGGTTCGTCTACGGTGGGTTCGAGTACCGCTTCGGGTTGTGA
- a CDS encoding ABC transporter substrate-binding protein has protein sequence MQRFVVILLSALLFLTNAEAAQVTDMYGRSVSLPGRVAKVVGASPPVTWMVYTIDPSLLAGLNTPPDGKLQKFLRPGTMKLPVVGGFGGPGRNFSPETLMMVRPDVAIAWPPRSGALNPRVEQILASAGIPSAYVKLDKMSDYPAAYEFLGTLLGKEERGKKLAAYFRSELKKLETAAARIPENKRVSVYFAEEIDGLTTVSSNSVHGEAVVLAGGRNVHRKESDNRQGKDKVSLEQVIAYDPEVIIAQDDSFFANIYKDPRWAGVRAVRNHRVYLIPDTPFDWMDRPPSFLRLLGAKWLAGVLYPQSATAIAAETRAFYRLFFDVNPSDAELRAILNK, from the coding sequence ATGCAGCGGTTTGTAGTTATTTTATTATCGGCGCTGTTGTTCCTGACCAACGCCGAGGCGGCGCAGGTCACCGACATGTACGGGCGCAGCGTTTCGCTCCCCGGCCGCGTTGCCAAGGTGGTGGGCGCATCCCCGCCGGTTACCTGGATGGTGTACACCATTGACCCTTCGCTGCTGGCGGGACTGAATACCCCACCTGACGGAAAATTGCAGAAGTTCCTGCGACCCGGAACCATGAAGCTTCCGGTAGTCGGCGGCTTTGGGGGGCCGGGCAGGAACTTCAGCCCGGAAACCCTCATGATGGTCAGGCCGGATGTCGCCATAGCTTGGCCGCCGCGTTCAGGGGCCTTAAATCCGCGCGTCGAGCAGATACTCGCCTCGGCCGGGATTCCCAGCGCTTACGTGAAGCTGGACAAGATGTCCGATTATCCTGCTGCCTACGAATTTCTGGGCACGTTGCTGGGCAAGGAGGAGCGGGGGAAAAAGCTTGCTGCATATTTCAGGAGCGAGCTGAAGAAACTGGAAACCGCTGCCGCCAGGATTCCCGAGAACAAGCGGGTTTCCGTGTATTTCGCGGAAGAGATCGACGGGCTGACCACGGTTTCATCCAATTCGGTCCATGGGGAAGCGGTAGTTCTGGCAGGGGGCAGGAACGTGCACCGCAAGGAGTCCGATAACCGGCAAGGGAAAGACAAGGTCTCCCTGGAGCAGGTCATTGCCTACGACCCGGAAGTAATCATCGCCCAGGACGACTCGTTTTTCGCCAATATCTACAAGGACCCCCGCTGGGCCGGGGTCCGGGCGGTACGCAACCACCGGGTCTACCTGATACCGGACACCCCTTTCGACTGGATGGACCGCCCCCCCTCATTCCTGCGGCTGCTGGGGGCCAAATGGCTGGCCGGGGTCCTCTATCCCCAATCCGCCACTGCCATCGCGGCCGAAACCAGGGCGTTTTATCGCCTGTTCTTTGACGTCAACCCGAGCGATGCCGAACTCCGCGCGATCCTGAACAAGTGA